In a genomic window of Gigantopelta aegis isolate Gae_Host chromosome 9, Gae_host_genome, whole genome shotgun sequence:
- the LOC121381679 gene encoding high mobility group nucleosome-binding domain-containing protein 5-like, with protein sequence MVHTKVSGLYYKSPIEDGTHWSPTEDGTHWSPTEDGTHWSPTEDGTHWSPTEDGTHRSPTEDGTHQSPTEDGTHRSPTEDGTHWSPTEDGTHWSPTEDGTHQSPTEDGTHRSPTEDGTHWSPTEDGTHWSPTEDGTHWSPTEDGTHWSPTEDGTHWSPIEDGTHQSLRIVL encoded by the coding sequence ATGGTACACACCAAAGTCTCAGGATTGTATTATAAGAGTCCTATAGAGGATGGTACACACTGGAGTCCCACAGAGGATGGTACACACTGGAGTCCCACAGAGGATGGTACACACTGGAGTCCCACAGAGGATGGTACACACTGGAGTCCCACAGAGGATGGTACACACCGGAGTCCCACAGAGGATGGTACACACCAAAGTCCCACAGAGGATGGTACACACCGGAGTCCCACAGAGGATGGTACACACTGGAGTCCCACAGAGGATGGTACACACTGGAGTCCCACAGAGGATGGTACACACCAAAGTCCCACAGAGGATGGTACACACCGGAGTCCCACAGAGGATGGTACACACTGGAGTCCCACAGAGGATGGTACACACTGGAGTCCCACAGAGGATGGTACACACTGGAGTCCCACAGAGGATGGTACACACTGGAGTCCCACAGAGGATGGTACACACTGGAGTCCCATAGAGGATGGTACACACCAAAGTCTCAGGATTGTATTATAA